The following DNA comes from Amycolatopsis albispora.
CCAACCCCCGGTGTCGAGATCGTCATCCGCAATCCCTCCCGTCGAAACTGTGTGCCGTCACCAACAAACACGTGCCGTGGTCGCGACCGGTTCACGACGGGGGCCCGCCGGGCTATGTTGGGCGGGACGCCGAGCGCAGGAGGTAAGCCGAAAGTGCCGAAGATCGTGGTCACCGGGCAGCTGGCGGAACCGGCGCTGAAGGTGCTCGGCGAGGTGGGTGAGGTGTGGGTCGCCGAAAGCCAGCTCGGGCCCGATGAGCTGCGTGAACGGGTCGCGGGCGCCCACGCGCTGGTGACCATGGTCGGGGACAGGGTGGACGGCGCGGTGGCCGACGCGGCCGGGCCGGACCTCGCGGTGGTAGCCAACGTGGCCGTCGGTTACGACAACCTGGACGTGAAGGCGCTCACCGAGCGCGGGGTGACGGTGACGAACACCCCGGGTGTGCTCACCGAGGCGACCGCGGACCTGGCGTTCGGCCTGCTGCTGATGTGCACCCGGCGGCTCGGTGAGGGCGAGCGGCTGCTGCGCTCGCGCACCCCGTGGACCTTCCACCTCGGCTTCATGCTCGGCGCCGGGCTGCAGGGCCGCACCCTCGGCATCGTCGGCCTCGGGCAGATCGGCCGGGCGATGGCCCGCCGGGCCAAGGCGTTCGGCCTCGAGATTGTCTACAGTGGACGGAACAGGGCACCGGCCGAGGTGGAGGCCGAGCTGGGCGCGCGGCGGCTGCCGCTGGACGAACTGCTGCGGTCGGCCGACTTCGTCTCGCTGCACTGCCCGCTCACACCGGAGACCCGGCACCTGATCAACGCAGACACGCTGCGGACCATGAAGCCCGGCGCGTACCTGGTCAACACCACGCGCGGCGCGGTGGTCGACGAGCCCGCGCTGGCCGAGGCGCTCGCCGACGGCGTGCTGGCCGGCGCCGCGCTGGACGTGTTCGAGAAGGAACCAGAAGTCGAACCCCGGCTGCTCGAACTGGAGAACGTGGTGATCACCCCGCACCTCGGCTCGGCGACCGTGGAAACCCGCACCGAAATGGCCCTGCTCGCGGCACGCAACGTGGCCGCCGTGCTGTCGGGCGAGCCCGCGCTCACGGCGGTGACAGCGTGAAGGTGCTGATCGCGCCCGACAAGTTCAAGGGCAGCCTGACCGCGATGGAGGCCGCGGAGGCGATCCACGACGGCGTGCTCGAGGTTTTCGGGGACGCCGTGACCATGCTCTGCCCGGTGGCCGACGGCGGCGAGGGCACGCTGGACGTGCTGTACTCCGCGGGCGCGGAACGCGTCGAACTGGCGGTGCGCGGGCCGTTGGACGCCTCGGTCGAGGCGCGGTACGCGGTGCTGGGCGAGACGGCGTACATCGAATCGGCGCGGGCGTGCGGTATCGAGTTCGTCGAGCCGTCACCGGAAACCGCGCTGGCCGCACACACCTGGGGCGTCGGCGAGCTGATCGCGCATGCGCTGGAACGCGGAGCCAAGCAGGTGGTGCTGACCGTCGGCGGGACCGCGAGCACGGACGGCGGCTCGGGCATGCTGCGTGCGCTCGGC
Coding sequences within:
- a CDS encoding 2-hydroxyacid dehydrogenase; its protein translation is MLGGTPSAGGKPKVPKIVVTGQLAEPALKVLGEVGEVWVAESQLGPDELRERVAGAHALVTMVGDRVDGAVADAAGPDLAVVANVAVGYDNLDVKALTERGVTVTNTPGVLTEATADLAFGLLLMCTRRLGEGERLLRSRTPWTFHLGFMLGAGLQGRTLGIVGLGQIGRAMARRAKAFGLEIVYSGRNRAPAEVEAELGARRLPLDELLRSADFVSLHCPLTPETRHLINADTLRTMKPGAYLVNTTRGAVVDEPALAEALADGVLAGAALDVFEKEPEVEPRLLELENVVITPHLGSATVETRTEMALLAARNVAAVLSGEPALTAVTA